The following are encoded together in the Pseudoalteromonas piscicida genome:
- the dinG gene encoding ATP-dependent DNA helicase DinG, with translation MLSDKLKKTIRQAHQNVASALDGFHPRPSQNYLVAEIAKTLSGDYHRTQRICVIEAGTGTGKSLAYLLGALPVSLSSKKKLVISTATVALQEQLINKELPFLKEHSGIDFKFDLVKGRQRYICVQKLMAAVSDDDMQMSMMPTTSSPLSKMEQKCLRELALAYQEKRWQGDRDSWEDTIPDKVWNVIACDKHACQRQLKSHHLCPFHLARQKIAQMDVLVINHALLLADLELGGGTILPEPEETFYVIDEAHHLPHITRDFSSAAATIKGTIEWLEKLLKFSGKMANTVVSQKAIGQNFKLNDAANDAAKYLRSVRDILDQSDFTYNDDDTYRFSHGEVPEALTVKAKDIADATQDALRCLTKMHDALSGDVSDGDVQAFLADPLLVESGQYINRLEQLNKLWFSYARKGDSVPHARWIKRLEYKHHHDHLLCDCPIEVGYYLKDNLWRECAGAVLCSATLSALGTFDHFAHESGLAKEPGVKYIKADSPFDYPNQATLHLPKTQTDPTDKAFSDYLADALPTYLDTNKANLVLFASYWQMNHVVEKLRSKNLNILVQGELSRDALLTRHKANIDLGRGSILFGTQSLSEGLDLPGKYLENLVVTKIPFAVPTSPIEEAQAEFVQSKGGNPFLSITVPDAAKKLVQSCGRLLRKESDSGRITILDRRLVTKRYGKAMLDTLPPYKRQID, from the coding sequence ATGCTCTCAGACAAACTAAAAAAAACCATCCGCCAAGCACATCAAAATGTCGCCTCCGCTTTAGATGGCTTTCATCCTCGTCCGAGTCAAAATTATCTGGTCGCCGAAATAGCAAAAACGCTCTCTGGTGATTATCACCGCACCCAACGTATTTGTGTCATTGAAGCAGGAACGGGCACTGGAAAATCTTTAGCCTACCTACTCGGCGCGCTTCCCGTTTCACTCTCAAGTAAAAAGAAACTTGTCATTTCAACTGCAACCGTTGCCTTACAAGAACAACTAATCAACAAAGAGTTGCCATTTTTAAAAGAACATTCAGGTATAGACTTTAAATTTGATCTTGTAAAAGGCCGTCAACGCTACATTTGTGTACAAAAACTGATGGCTGCCGTAAGCGATGATGACATGCAAATGTCGATGATGCCGACAACCAGCAGCCCGCTTTCTAAAATGGAGCAAAAATGCTTAAGAGAGTTAGCACTTGCATACCAAGAAAAGCGCTGGCAAGGTGACAGAGATAGCTGGGAAGACACAATTCCGGATAAAGTGTGGAATGTTATCGCCTGTGATAAACACGCCTGCCAACGCCAATTAAAGTCTCATCACTTATGCCCTTTTCATTTGGCTAGACAAAAGATTGCACAAATGGATGTACTGGTGATTAATCATGCCTTGTTGCTGGCCGACTTAGAATTGGGTGGCGGGACGATATTACCGGAACCAGAAGAAACATTTTACGTAATTGATGAAGCACACCACCTGCCCCATATTACCAGAGATTTTTCTTCTGCCGCAGCGACGATTAAAGGCACTATCGAATGGCTTGAAAAGCTACTCAAGTTTAGCGGAAAGATGGCAAACACAGTGGTTTCGCAAAAAGCCATCGGGCAGAATTTCAAACTTAACGATGCAGCTAATGATGCAGCTAAATACCTCAGATCAGTAAGAGATATACTCGATCAGAGCGACTTTACCTATAACGATGACGATACCTACCGCTTCAGTCATGGCGAAGTACCTGAAGCGCTCACCGTAAAAGCAAAAGATATCGCAGATGCCACGCAAGATGCGTTGCGTTGTCTTACCAAGATGCATGATGCACTGTCGGGCGATGTTTCAGACGGCGATGTGCAAGCATTTCTAGCCGATCCTTTGTTGGTTGAAAGTGGTCAATATATCAATCGGCTTGAACAACTCAACAAACTCTGGTTTAGCTATGCTCGAAAAGGCGACAGCGTGCCACATGCAAGATGGATAAAACGCTTAGAATACAAACACCATCACGACCATTTACTTTGCGATTGTCCGATTGAAGTCGGTTATTATTTGAAGGATAACCTCTGGCGAGAGTGTGCAGGTGCGGTGCTCTGCTCCGCAACCCTCAGTGCTTTGGGTACATTCGATCATTTCGCCCACGAAAGTGGGTTGGCAAAAGAGCCTGGTGTTAAATATATCAAGGCTGATTCTCCGTTTGATTATCCCAATCAAGCAACATTGCATTTGCCAAAAACCCAAACAGACCCAACGGATAAAGCCTTTAGCGATTATTTAGCGGATGCCCTGCCAACTTATTTAGACACCAATAAGGCCAACCTTGTACTGTTTGCTTCTTATTGGCAAATGAACCATGTGGTAGAGAAATTAAGAAGTAAAAATCTCAATATTTTAGTGCAGGGTGAGCTTTCCCGTGATGCCTTACTCACTCGCCACAAAGCAAATATCGACTTAGGTCGTGGCAGTATCTTATTTGGTACACAAAGCTTATCCGAGGGGCTAGATTTACCCGGTAAATACCTAGAGAACCTGGTGGTGACTAAGATCCCTTTTGCCGTGCCAACGTCCCCTATTGAGGAAGCCCAAGCGGAATTCGTGCAAAGTAAAGGTGGGAATCCATTTTTATCTATCACGGTACCCGATGCTGCAAAGAAATTAGTACAAAGCTGTGGTAGACTGCTGCGTAAGGAATCAGACTCCGGCCGTATCACCATCTTAGATAGACGTTTAGTTACAAAACGTTATGGCAAAGCCATGCTTGATACTCTGCCACCATACAAAAGGCAAATTGATTAA
- a CDS encoding DNA polymerase II, whose translation MAQAIYQGFVLSRQQMQVNGQLRLCYWLKSQHQLLKVWVEDEQPLFFIKQDKKTEVELLLSRAKLQFSISPSQLKHFDQAPVCVVKFRTLNHFYEAKQLLENKVALYEEDIRHSDRYLMERFIRGAAWVKGKATQKSGYIEITQAQFKACDDYRPHLEMLSIDIECNGEGVLFSVGLVTDTEKLVIMIGEAQHAAVNVVWVEDEIALLEELVTQVNRLDPDVLIGWNVIEFDAAILVERAQANGVALAIGRDGGVMSTFKGNYTRVFIPGRVMLDGIDMMKNATYHFETFKLSFVAEKILGTTKLIAQDDRLEEILRQFHHDKPALAAYNLQDCQLVLDIFSKLNLLDFALARTQLTGLELEKMGGSVAAFTNLYLPLLHRSGYIAPNLSEHGINFDSPGGYVMDSKPGLYQNILVLDFKSLYPSIIRTFCIDPMGLIEGLQHPEYAIDGFNKGKFSRTEHHLPGLVAALSSAREQAKLDKDMMLSQAIKIIMNSLYGVLGSKGCRFYDPRLASSITMRGHQIMQQTRSWIEQLGYEVIYGDTDSTFVCLPESLSSEACQAIGKQLMTDINERWRALLTKDFALHSHLEIEFETHYSPFFMPTIRGQEVGSKKRYVGQIRELGEQKLVFKGMETVRSDWTEIAKEYQQAIIRALFDGLDTVEITHQYINEIFAGKVDEKLIYKKKLGKSVELYTKNIPPQVKAAKQAIEDGLLQTAKKGAQIPYYLSTDGPKFAQQGKLVDIDYYQYVEKQILPIYQMLPNASKLSIRSDGQQSFDLL comes from the coding sequence TTGGCACAAGCGATATATCAGGGCTTTGTTTTATCGAGACAGCAGATGCAGGTAAATGGCCAACTGCGCTTGTGTTATTGGCTCAAATCGCAACATCAGTTACTCAAGGTGTGGGTAGAGGATGAGCAGCCCCTCTTTTTCATTAAACAAGATAAAAAAACGGAAGTAGAACTACTGCTAAGTCGCGCTAAGTTGCAGTTTAGTATCTCGCCAAGTCAACTAAAGCACTTCGATCAAGCCCCTGTTTGTGTTGTGAAATTTCGCACCTTGAATCACTTCTATGAGGCAAAACAGCTACTTGAAAATAAAGTCGCATTATATGAAGAGGATATTCGCCATTCCGACCGCTATTTAATGGAGCGCTTTATTCGCGGAGCCGCTTGGGTCAAAGGTAAAGCCACGCAAAAATCAGGCTATATCGAAATTACTCAGGCGCAATTTAAAGCTTGTGATGATTATAGACCACACCTTGAAATGCTTTCTATCGACATAGAGTGTAACGGCGAGGGGGTCTTGTTTTCGGTGGGTTTAGTGACCGATACGGAAAAGCTGGTGATCATGATAGGTGAGGCGCAGCATGCTGCTGTAAATGTAGTTTGGGTTGAAGATGAAATTGCGTTATTAGAAGAGCTAGTAACGCAAGTGAATCGTTTAGACCCTGATGTGTTAATCGGATGGAACGTGATTGAGTTCGATGCCGCAATACTTGTGGAACGCGCACAGGCTAACGGCGTCGCACTTGCGATAGGGCGAGATGGTGGAGTAATGTCTACCTTCAAAGGTAACTATACCCGGGTGTTTATTCCGGGGAGAGTGATGCTAGATGGCATCGATATGATGAAAAATGCGACCTATCACTTTGAAACATTTAAACTGAGCTTTGTGGCTGAGAAGATTTTGGGTACTACCAAGCTTATCGCACAGGATGACAGGCTTGAGGAAATCCTCAGGCAGTTTCATCATGATAAACCGGCGCTTGCAGCGTATAACTTACAAGATTGTCAGTTGGTGTTAGACATTTTTAGTAAACTTAACTTGCTTGACTTTGCTCTCGCTCGAACTCAGTTGACGGGACTGGAACTTGAAAAAATGGGCGGCTCAGTCGCTGCTTTTACTAACTTGTATTTACCGTTACTACACCGTAGCGGTTACATTGCACCGAATTTATCTGAGCATGGCATTAACTTTGACAGTCCCGGCGGTTATGTCATGGACTCAAAGCCGGGCCTCTACCAAAATATTTTGGTACTCGATTTCAAAAGCCTCTACCCCTCAATTATCCGCACTTTTTGCATTGACCCTATGGGGTTAATAGAAGGATTACAACATCCTGAATATGCCATTGATGGCTTTAATAAAGGTAAATTTAGCCGCACGGAACATCACTTACCGGGTTTAGTCGCTGCGCTTTCCAGTGCACGTGAACAAGCTAAATTAGACAAAGATATGATGCTCTCGCAGGCGATTAAAATCATCATGAATAGCTTGTACGGCGTACTTGGTTCTAAAGGCTGTCGCTTTTACGACCCACGTCTTGCAAGTTCAATAACGATGCGCGGTCATCAAATAATGCAACAAACTCGCTCTTGGATTGAGCAGCTCGGGTATGAAGTGATTTATGGTGATACTGACTCAACTTTCGTCTGTTTACCCGAGTCTTTGAGTAGCGAGGCGTGCCAAGCAATAGGTAAGCAATTGATGACAGATATTAACGAGCGCTGGCGCGCACTGCTTACGAAGGACTTTGCCCTTCACAGTCATTTAGAAATAGAGTTTGAAACACATTACAGTCCATTTTTTATGCCCACCATTCGTGGCCAAGAAGTTGGCTCTAAAAAGCGTTATGTCGGGCAGATCAGAGAACTTGGCGAGCAAAAGCTGGTTTTTAAAGGAATGGAGACCGTGCGTAGTGATTGGACGGAAATTGCAAAGGAATATCAACAAGCAATAATTCGCGCGCTGTTTGACGGGCTCGACACAGTTGAGATCACCCATCAATACATAAATGAGATTTTCGCTGGAAAAGTAGACGAAAAACTCATTTATAAAAAGAAGCTTGGTAAGTCAGTTGAATTATATACAAAAAATATCCCTCCCCAAGTAAAAGCGGCGAAACAAGCTATCGAAGATGGGTTGTTGCAAACCGCCAAAAAGGGGGCACAAATACCGTACTATTTAAGTACCGATGGACCAAAGTTCGCACAGCAAGGTAAGCTGGTAGATATTGATTACTATCAATACGTTGAAAAACAAATTCTTCCTATATATCAGATGCTTCCAAATGCTTCTAAGCTATCAATTCGCTCTGATGGGCAGCAAAGTTTCGATTTGCTTTAA
- a CDS encoding TonB-dependent receptor plug domain-containing protein: protein MLNNKLTKAVRLAIAFGGASAAVFATNAVAEEEGAKSVERIEVTGSRLKRTDLESTAPITVIGGEALGDMGISNVGEFVQSNPVMSGSPATTTRNNGGSGGVFVELRGLGSERTLVLINGRKPVSSDFQNIPAAMIDRIEILKDGASVAYGSSAMAGVVNIITKKELTGVEVKATTSWYDMFSGGKEQSFQLVGGKEFDAGHITVGFDYTKQDPIYQGDVKDVNFFQYPWQVLSEKGAKSFYENGLIPDGDNANVFILGSGSTPCGNFYVEGKGNFTNDKCPSGGDGKPSLSDMRPFVGGGEVNDTYNYNPVNLMQTPFEVINFFVDTSFELNDDLVVYTETRINKRTSKQELAAVPFDTAYDPGYVVTLSNGSTANGVSADNYYNPFGEDVYRSRRRMLEGGRYFEQDYVRFQQVAGLKGAINDNWQFDAYYNYGANSLQDTDFGQLYGPHLAKALGPSFKDDAGNVVCGTPDAPISDCVSLNVFGGPGTVTQEMLDYITAPLGDHYNDSFHQVRVDVFGELFEIPAGYVSSAFGLEYYTTEFEQVNDSGKFFDSVTGNTSKPLTGLSKNYTAASAEFLIPLVRDLGVESADLTLGARYDDFSTTGSNFSWMAKIESNIFDGLKFRANYSEVYREPTLSDLYSPELDSFESASDPCSAANIGGLSAAGQAKCLEMGAPAGGHNSADAQVRTRLGGNTGVQSEEGETFTIGFVWAPDFVENLGITIDYWDINIDGKIGSLATDDILQGCYAGLIEDMCAKISRGFDGSVDRVDSRTTNLQSMTARGIDLDVNYSFDTDFGAFVASVSWTHFLERGEENFDGETGTFIVEDLVGKFEDDTSYFEDKILFNLRYDLDNLRVVWAANYQSGLEYGDLTYIKRDNYDSLAGLVAKVDSYVYHDLTAQYSFDTNTTVQAGIRNLTDELPPYIETAFNANTDESNFKLFGRQFFLGVTQKF, encoded by the coding sequence ATGCTAAACAATAAGTTAACTAAGGCGGTTCGCTTAGCAATCGCGTTTGGTGGCGCTAGCGCTGCCGTGTTTGCAACCAATGCAGTTGCAGAAGAAGAAGGCGCGAAAAGCGTTGAGCGCATTGAAGTTACAGGTTCTCGCTTAAAGCGCACCGACCTAGAATCTACAGCTCCAATCACTGTTATCGGCGGCGAAGCGCTTGGCGATATGGGTATCAGCAACGTTGGTGAATTTGTTCAATCGAATCCAGTTATGTCTGGATCACCAGCAACAACAACGCGTAACAATGGCGGTAGTGGTGGTGTATTTGTAGAGCTACGTGGTTTGGGTTCAGAGCGTACGCTAGTACTCATCAACGGTCGTAAGCCTGTAAGTTCTGACTTCCAGAATATTCCAGCTGCAATGATCGATCGTATCGAAATCCTAAAAGATGGTGCCTCGGTGGCGTATGGCTCGTCAGCAATGGCTGGTGTTGTAAACATCATCACCAAAAAAGAACTTACTGGTGTTGAAGTTAAAGCAACAACGTCTTGGTATGATATGTTTAGCGGTGGTAAAGAGCAAAGCTTCCAACTAGTTGGTGGTAAAGAGTTCGATGCAGGCCATATCACTGTGGGTTTCGATTATACCAAGCAGGATCCAATCTATCAGGGTGATGTGAAAGACGTTAACTTCTTCCAGTATCCTTGGCAGGTGCTCTCAGAAAAAGGTGCTAAGAGCTTTTACGAGAACGGTTTAATTCCAGATGGTGACAATGCGAACGTATTCATTTTAGGTTCTGGTTCTACTCCTTGTGGTAACTTCTACGTTGAAGGTAAGGGTAACTTTACCAACGATAAATGTCCAAGTGGTGGTGACGGTAAGCCTTCTCTAAGTGATATGCGTCCATTTGTCGGCGGTGGTGAAGTAAACGATACTTACAACTACAACCCAGTAAACTTAATGCAAACACCTTTTGAAGTGATTAACTTCTTTGTAGATACTTCATTTGAGTTAAACGATGACCTTGTTGTATATACAGAAACACGTATCAACAAGCGTACTTCAAAACAGGAGCTTGCAGCTGTACCTTTCGACACAGCCTATGATCCAGGTTATGTAGTCACCCTTTCAAATGGCTCGACAGCTAATGGTGTATCAGCTGATAACTACTACAACCCATTCGGTGAAGATGTTTATCGTTCTCGTCGTCGTATGCTAGAAGGTGGTCGTTACTTCGAACAAGATTATGTTCGTTTCCAACAAGTTGCAGGTCTAAAGGGCGCAATTAACGACAACTGGCAGTTTGATGCTTACTACAACTATGGTGCAAATAGCCTTCAAGATACTGACTTTGGTCAGCTTTACGGCCCACACCTAGCAAAAGCTTTAGGTCCATCATTCAAAGATGACGCTGGTAATGTGGTATGTGGTACGCCTGACGCACCTATTTCTGATTGTGTATCGTTAAATGTATTTGGTGGCCCAGGTACTGTGACTCAAGAGATGCTTGACTACATTACTGCACCACTAGGCGATCACTACAATGATTCATTCCACCAAGTTCGTGTAGATGTGTTTGGTGAGCTATTTGAAATCCCTGCTGGTTATGTTTCAAGTGCATTTGGCCTTGAGTATTACACCACTGAGTTTGAACAAGTAAATGACTCTGGCAAGTTCTTTGACTCAGTGACTGGTAATACTAGTAAGCCACTAACAGGTCTATCTAAGAATTATACAGCTGCGTCTGCAGAGTTCTTGATCCCGTTAGTACGTGATTTAGGTGTTGAATCTGCAGATTTGACACTAGGCGCACGTTATGATGACTTTAGCACAACAGGTTCAAACTTCTCTTGGATGGCTAAAATTGAGTCAAACATTTTTGATGGCTTAAAGTTCCGTGCAAACTATTCAGAAGTATATCGTGAACCAACGCTAAGCGATTTGTATTCGCCAGAGCTTGATTCATTTGAAAGCGCTTCAGATCCGTGTTCTGCGGCAAACATTGGTGGTTTATCTGCAGCAGGTCAGGCTAAATGTCTTGAAATGGGTGCTCCAGCTGGCGGCCACAACAGTGCAGATGCGCAAGTTCGTACACGTTTAGGCGGCAACACAGGTGTTCAATCTGAAGAAGGTGAAACATTCACTATTGGTTTTGTGTGGGCTCCTGACTTTGTTGAAAACTTAGGTATTACTATTGATTACTGGGATATCAACATTGACGGTAAAATTGGTTCTCTAGCAACTGATGATATTCTGCAGGGTTGTTATGCTGGTCTTATCGAAGATATGTGTGCAAAAATCTCACGTGGCTTTGATGGCTCGGTTGATCGTGTAGACAGTCGTACAACAAACTTACAAAGCATGACTGCTCGTGGTATCGATCTTGATGTGAACTATTCATTTGACACAGACTTCGGTGCATTTGTAGCTAGCGTATCATGGACTCACTTCTTAGAGCGTGGCGAAGAAAACTTTGATGGTGAAACAGGTACCTTTATCGTTGAAGATCTAGTTGGCAAATTTGAAGATGACACATCTTATTTTGAAGATAAAATCTTATTCAATCTACGTTATGACCTAGACAATCTTCGTGTTGTGTGGGCAGCAAACTACCAATCAGGTCTAGAGTACGGTGATCTAACTTACATTAAGCGTGATAATTATGATTCATTGGCAGGCTTAGTTGCTAAAGTTGATTCATATGTGTATCACGATTTAACGGCACAATACTCATTTGATACAAACACAACAGTGCAAGCTGGTATCCGAAACCTAACAGACGAGCTACCTCCTTATATCGAAACAGCGTTCAACGCGAACACGGATGAAAGTAACTTCAAGCTATTCGGTCGTCAGTTCTTCTTGGGTGTAACTCAAAAGTTCTAA
- a CDS encoding TonB-dependent receptor plug domain-containing protein: MLNNKVSKAVRLAIAFGAASTAVLASAAVSAEENTEEVERIQVTGSKIKRIAATAPTPVVVIGRVELENAGVSNVNDFLSEMPAAEVGLSPENSNNYIYANGLNTTDLRGLGSSRTLVLVNGRRFIGGSAGDNTVDLNNIATSMIERIEISTGGASAVYGADAVAGVVNIITRTSFDGIEIDAATTRPFEGGGEQTFASLVFGKEFDGGGFIFNYDFADQKQMAKRDKSWWYDNPVSSVPNPNNTSGDDGIPANIPYEGKKHYGLYDESSEFFLGGKQWTFDENLALREFDTGSGYLPSDPTASLYRYYAGEYRDGLEEGADEFFRTPLTRHTFNIAGNYEINDNHRLSFDTVYSLSSAFGQSTPVFWRSLNIRKDNAFIKQDLRDLMEENGADSISMRRLSNDFGPRKYDQERSTFRASIGLDGYINDNWSYSTYFQHGRLKQDTKWFGEVIEENLYNALDAVMFEGNVVCADRNDAGEVVGALSGCAPINFLGSPEHSAEAIEYISTVATAEHGGTQTSFGATVTGDVYELPAGPIGTAFSFEWRRDSAYEEPGTGIRKGIIFGNSGLAYSGALNVKEYAAEVIVPLVADQAWAQELNLELAYRYMDYSSTGGDTAYKVGLTYQLNDDIRFRATVAESVRAPNIEELYSAAGTQYSSGRYDQCAANTIQNTDEKYKANVIKNCAAAGIPEGWMPSQTWRDSGSMEGKLGGNNNLDNEVSKDMVVGFVYTPTSLEGFDITVDYWSFEITNAIENYGYTSLARNCYRADSLDNPFCGFITRDENHEVVSFFQTSLNAAEEKKSGVDIESVYDFETSFGEFGVKLTATYVENYEINQTGNPIDLLVNTGEQDHMRWRGRLNTSYEYGDFRAVLVANYRHSAVNDRNGWNIEQHDYNDIPSYTTFDLSMNYRIH; encoded by the coding sequence ATGTTGAATAATAAAGTAAGCAAAGCTGTTCGTTTAGCGATCGCTTTCGGTGCAGCATCAACTGCCGTACTTGCAAGCGCTGCAGTATCAGCTGAAGAAAACACTGAAGAAGTAGAACGTATTCAAGTTACTGGTTCAAAGATCAAGCGTATCGCTGCAACGGCACCAACTCCAGTCGTTGTTATCGGTAGAGTAGAGCTTGAAAACGCGGGCGTTAGTAACGTAAACGACTTCCTATCTGAAATGCCAGCTGCAGAGGTTGGCCTAAGTCCTGAAAACTCTAATAACTATATCTATGCCAACGGTCTAAATACAACTGACCTTCGTGGTTTGGGTTCTAGTCGTACTCTTGTTCTTGTTAACGGCCGTCGCTTTATCGGTGGTTCTGCTGGTGATAACACTGTAGATTTGAATAACATCGCGACTTCAATGATCGAGCGTATTGAAATCTCGACAGGTGGTGCATCAGCGGTATACGGTGCTGATGCGGTAGCTGGTGTTGTTAATATCATTACTCGTACTTCTTTTGACGGTATTGAGATTGACGCTGCAACAACTCGTCCATTTGAAGGCGGTGGTGAGCAAACTTTTGCTTCACTTGTTTTCGGTAAAGAGTTCGATGGTGGTGGTTTTATCTTCAACTATGATTTTGCTGACCAAAAACAAATGGCTAAGCGTGATAAATCATGGTGGTATGACAACCCTGTTTCTTCAGTACCTAACCCAAATAATACAAGTGGCGATGATGGTATCCCTGCTAATATTCCTTATGAAGGCAAAAAGCACTATGGCTTATATGATGAGTCAAGTGAGTTTTTCTTGGGTGGTAAACAGTGGACTTTCGATGAAAATCTAGCTCTTCGTGAATTTGACACAGGTAGTGGTTATCTTCCAAGTGACCCAACTGCTTCACTTTACCGTTACTACGCAGGTGAATATAGAGATGGCCTAGAAGAAGGCGCTGACGAATTCTTCCGTACACCGCTAACGCGTCATACTTTTAACATTGCGGGTAATTATGAGATTAATGATAATCACCGTCTATCTTTTGATACTGTGTATTCATTAAGCTCTGCATTTGGTCAAAGTACACCGGTATTCTGGCGTTCACTAAATATCCGTAAAGATAATGCTTTCATTAAGCAAGATCTTCGCGACTTAATGGAAGAAAACGGTGCTGATTCAATCTCTATGCGTCGTTTAAGTAATGACTTTGGTCCACGTAAGTATGACCAAGAGCGTTCAACATTCCGTGCATCTATTGGTTTAGACGGTTATATCAATGACAACTGGTCATACTCAACTTACTTTCAACACGGCCGCTTAAAGCAAGATACTAAGTGGTTTGGTGAAGTAATTGAAGAAAACCTATACAACGCACTTGATGCAGTTATGTTTGAAGGTAATGTTGTTTGTGCCGACAGAAACGATGCTGGTGAGGTAGTCGGTGCGCTTAGTGGTTGTGCTCCTATTAACTTCTTAGGTAGCCCAGAGCATTCAGCAGAAGCAATTGAGTACATTTCTACTGTTGCAACAGCAGAGCATGGTGGAACACAAACAAGCTTTGGCGCAACGGTTACAGGCGATGTGTATGAGTTACCAGCAGGCCCAATCGGCACAGCATTTAGCTTTGAATGGCGTCGTGACTCAGCTTATGAAGAGCCAGGCACAGGTATTCGCAAAGGTATTATCTTTGGTAACTCTGGTTTAGCATACTCAGGTGCACTTAACGTTAAAGAATATGCGGCTGAAGTAATTGTTCCATTGGTAGCTGATCAAGCGTGGGCACAAGAGCTTAATCTAGAGCTTGCATATCGTTATATGGATTACTCATCAACGGGTGGTGACACCGCATATAAAGTGGGTCTAACTTACCAATTAAATGACGATATCCGTTTCCGTGCAACTGTTGCTGAGTCTGTACGTGCACCTAACATCGAAGAGCTATACTCTGCGGCAGGTACACAATATAGTTCAGGTCGTTATGACCAATGTGCTGCTAACACGATTCAGAATACTGATGAAAAGTATAAAGCAAACGTAATCAAAAACTGTGCTGCAGCAGGTATTCCTGAAGGTTGGATGCCATCTCAGACATGGCGTGATAGCGGTAGTATGGAAGGTAAGCTAGGTGGCAATAACAACCTTGACAACGAAGTGTCAAAAGATATGGTTGTAGGTTTCGTTTATACACCTACATCACTAGAAGGCTTCGATATCACTGTTGATTACTGGAGCTTTGAAATTACCAACGCGATTGAAAACTACGGCTACACAAGTTTAGCTAGAAACTGTTACAGAGCTGATAGCTTAGATAATCCTTTCTGTGGTTTCATTACTCGTGATGAAAATCATGAAGTGGTTAGCTTCTTCCAAACTTCTCTAAACGCAGCTGAAGAGAAGAAGAGCGGTGTAGATATCGAGTCTGTATATGATTTCGAAACTAGCTTTGGTGAGTTTGGTGTTAAGCTAACAGCAACTTATGTTGAAAACTATGAAATTAACCAAACTGGTAACCCAATCGACCTACTTGTGAACACTGGTGAGCAAGATCACATGAGATGGCGCGGTCGCTTGAACACTAGCTATGAGTACGGAGATTTCAGAGCTGTGTTAGTTGCAAACTACCGTCACAGTGCTGTAAATGACCGTAACGGCTGGAACATCGAGCAACACGATTATAACGATATTCCATCTTATACAACGTTCGATTTATCAATGAACTATCGTATACATTGA